In the Sandaracinus amylolyticus genome, CAGGCTCTCGCCCCACTTGTCGCGATACTGCGCGAGCGAGCGCGCGCCGTCGTTGTAGGTCGTGTCGCCGAGATAGAGGAAGACGTCGAGATCCTCGCGCGACGCCGCATGCGCGAGCGTGGCGACTTCGCGTGAGTTCGACGTGCACGAGCACGCGCCGATGCGCAGCACGTCTGCCACGTCCCCCGCCGGCGCCGCGCGCATGCGCCCGATGGGACTGCGCGCCACACGCTCGCCGGCCTCGATCTCGAAGAAGACGTAGCGGTGACGCGCACCCGGGGTGAGCGCCTCCACATCGACGCTCACGACGCCGTGCTCGCCCGGCGTGACCTCCGCGGCGTGCACGGTGCGCGCGTAGCGGTTCTCGTCCATCTCCCAGACGACCAGCTCGAGCGCGCGATCGCCGGTGTAACGCGTCCAGAAGATCGCGCGCGTGGTGGTCGCATCGCCGCTCGCGACGCCGAGCGGGAAGATCGTGGTCGCGGCCTCGGGCAGGTCGTCGGGCGGCTCGACCGGCGCGACGCCGCTGTCGGGCGGGCCCGCGTCGATCGCGGTCGCCGCGTCGTCGTCCTGGATGCGCGCGTCGCGCGCCAGCACGCCGCCGTCTGGATCCTCGCTCGTCGATCCACCGCCGCAGCCGGTGCCGAGGCCCACCGCCGCGACCACCGCCGCGCCGAGGAATTCGCGCCGTGTCTGCTTGGTCTCGTCGTCTCGATCGTTCGGACCCGACATCGCTCTCACCCCCGCGCGGGACGCTAACAGCGCTCGGTGTCGGCGCGGAAGCAGGGGGGCGTGCGCTGCGTCGCAGGCGCGCGCCGCGACATCACGCCACGCCGTCACGCAGGGAGGTGGCACGCACGCTGCTGAATCGAGCGCGGCTCGCCGGCGCGCGATTGGACGCGCGGTCGCGACGAGAGACAAGCAGACGGAGGACAAAGCATGCGTAGCTGGAAGGGCGCCGCAGCAGCCGGCGTGTGGCTGGTCGCCGCGGCGTGCGGTGGTGAGGGAACCGAGACGTCGCGTGCCGATCTCGAGAGCGAGAGCATCGGAGGCGAAGCGGTCGCGACCGGCGAGACGCGCCGCACTCTCGAGGACGAGTACTCCGCTGCGCAGAGCGATGCCTACGGTGTCGATCCCGCGGTCACCCGCGAGATGCAGTCGAGCGGCACCGGCGCGTCGGGCTCGGTCGGCGCCGAGGGCATGGGCACCGGCGCAGGTGTGAGTGGCTCGATCGACGAGAGCGGCATGCGCGCCGGCACGACCGGCGACATCGGCGCGAGCGGTGAGATCGGCACCGAGGGCGTCAGCGGCTCGATGCAGGAGCCCGGCATGGCGCAGTCGGGCGCGATGCAGGAGCCCGGCATGGAGCAGCAGCCCGGCATGGCGCAGGAGCCGGGCATGGAGCCCGAGCCGATGGCGCAGGCCAACGTCTGCCCCGCCGACATCGAGGGCCTCAACGTGCGCGTCTCGACGATCCCGCGCGGTGGCGCGCTCGTCTTCACGGTGCGCAACGAGGAGAACGTCACCGAGCTCCGTGATCGTCTCAACACGTTCGCCGACATGCATCGTCGTCATCACGAGCAGATGCAGCCGGGCGCGACCGGGGCGGCGGAGACGACCCAGCCGGGCGCGAGCGCGCAGGCGGACGTCGGCCCGGGTGGCGTGAGCGGCAGCGCGGGCATGGGTGAGCACGAGGGCCACGCCGGGATGACCGCGCAGGCCGGCACCGAGCAGGAGCAGTTCGCCGATCCGAGCGCGCTGATCCACCAGGCGAGCGAGGTGCGCGTCGTCGAGATCCCGCGCGGTGCGCGCCTCGAGGTGCGCCTCGACGACTCGACGCAGGTCCGCGATCTCCGCAGCGAGCTGCGCGAGGACGCGACGATGCTGCGCGAGGGCCGCTGCCCGCTCGCGCTGCAGGTCGAGAGCACCTGATCGCATCGCGCGCGCTCGGCAGAGCGCACGGCGAACACGCGACGCGCTCGCTCCTCGTGGGGCGGGCGCGTTCGCGTTTCGCGCGCACGTCGCAGCGACGCCACGCCTCGCCACGAGCCGAGCACGGCAAGCGAATTGCTCTTCTCACGTCCGCGCGAGGTCGATGCTCGACCTCGCCATCACGCAGAGGAGAGACGCAGATGCAACATCGATCGTGGATGTCGATCGCCGCGCTCGCCCTCGGCCTGGCGGCGACGGCTCCCGCGGCCGCGCAAGAGGTCGAGGTCGAGCAGAACTACTACTACGAGCCGGTCGTCGTGGAAGAGCCCCACGACTTCGTGCGCTTCCGCTTCGGCATCAGCGGGCTCGGTGGCGGGCAGTGGGAGTCGGGCCCCGACCTCGGCATGGGCGGCGCCGCGCTCCGTCTGGGCGTGCAGATCGGCGACATCTTCGCGGTCTACTACCAGCCCACCGGCATGATCGGCTCGATCATCGATCGCGATCCCGGTCGCGACGAGATCGCGGGATTGATGTGGAACACCGCGATGGCGGAGCTGACGCTCGGCAACATGTTCCAGATCGGCGTGGGCCCCTCGGTCGACTTCATCTGGGGCTGTGAAGAGGACATCCAGGACGAGCTCGAGTGTGCGAACAGCGACGTCTTCTTCGGCCTCGACGGTCGCCTCGCGCTCGTGCTCGGCGACTACGGTCCCGGCTCGCGCGAGGGCTTCGTGATCGAGGCGCGCATCCATCCGACCTGGTTCTCCGACGACGAGGCGTCGATCGCAGTGCTCGGGGGTCTCGGCTTCGAGGTCTATTGAGCCCGCGACGCGAGCGACGGTAGGAATCGGCGGGCGAGCCGGTCCCGAGCGAGGCACGGCGCGCGCGAGCGCCGCCGGGAGGGAGCCGCGCGAGGGTCGCACCACCTGGTGCGGCCCTCGTGTCGTTTTCTTGACGTGCACGGTGGGGCGCGCGCGGATCGCACGGTGAGCGCGGATCGCACGTCGTGGATGGCCCTCGCGCTGGTGCTCGCGTCGATCGCGGTCACGACGTGGATCGCGCGCGCATGGCGTCGCCTCCGCGCGCGATCGCGGCAGCTGCGCGCTCGGCGCGGAGAGCGCGATGCCGAGCGACTGCTCGCGCGCGCCGGATGGGTCGTCGAGGCACGACAGGTCGCGCGCACGCTGCGCTTCGAGGTCGACGGCGCGCCCACCGAAGCGAACGTGCGCTGCGATCTGCTGGTGCGGCGCGGCGCGCGTCGCTGCGTCGCCGAGGTGAAGACCGGCGCGCTCGCACCGCGCCTCGATCACGCGCCGACGCGCCGCCAGCTCCTCGAGTACCGGCTCGCGTTCGACGTCGACGGCGTGCTGCTCGTCGACGCCGAGTCCGGACGCGTGATGGAGGTGCGCTTCCCGCTCGCGATGCCACGACGCATGAGCGTCTTGCTGTGGCTCGTCGCGGGCGCGGCGCTCGGTGCGATCACCACGCTGCTCGCGCGGTGATCACTCCGCAGCTTGCGCGACGCTCTCGCTCGCGAGCACGTGCGCGAGCCACGCGTCCGCGAGCTTCTCGTGCGCCGAGCTCTGGCGCAGTCGCTGCCGCAGGAAGTCGAAGTCGACCTCGTCGAGCGGCTGATCCTGCTCGTAGCACGTGTACACGAAGCGCTCCTTGCCGGTCGCCGGGTCCACGCGCCGCTGCAGGCACTGCCCGCAGATCTCTTTCATCATGCACTGCATCGGCGAGTTGATGCTGCCGAGCGCGACCTTCGCGCGGCCGAGCTGCACGAGCGGTCCCTGCCGCGCATCGCGCACCGCGCGCATCATCCCGTCGGAGCCGATCGCGAGCACACGATCGACCTCGCCGAGCGAGAACACGCGCTCGCCGAGCTCACCGCGCTCGTAGGCCTGCATCGCCTGCACGATGTTCCCGCGGAACTGCCCGTCCTGCGGGCGGCGCGGCGCGATCGACGCGCCGGTGTCGTTCGCCCAGATGACCTGATCCGAGCTCGCCTCGATCTCGTCCTGCTCGAAGAGCTGCGCGCTGTCGCGATAGCCCGCGAAGTACAGCACGCGCGATCCCGCCTCGCGCAGCGCGCGACCGATCGAGAAGAGCACCGCGTTGCCGAGCCCGCCGCCGAGCAGGAGCACGTTCTCGCCGTGCCCGATCTCGGTGGGCGCGCCGGTCGGGCCCATCAGCACGATCGGATCGCCGGGACGCATGCGCTCGCAGAGCTTCGACGACGCGCCCATCTCGAGCACGATCACCGAGACCAGGCCGCGCTCGAGATCGGTGCGTGCACCGGTGAGCGCGAGGCCCTCGGTGACGAGTGACGTGCCTTGCGCGCGCGACGCCAGGCTCTCGAGGCCCTGCAGTCGATAGAACTGCCCGGGCCGGAACGCGCGGGCCGCGCGCGGCGCGTGCACCACGACCTCGACGATGCCGGGCGCGAGCCGCTTCGTCTCGTGCACCCGCGCGAGCAGCTCGTCGTCGAGCGTCGCGACGAGCGCGCTCCACGACGCGTCGCGCGTGCTCTGGTGCGCGGGATCGAGCGCCGCGATCTCGCGCGCGAAGAGACGCGAGACGTGCACGTGCCCGTCCTTCGCGCTCGCCATCGCCTTCACGACGCTGCCCGCGTACTTCGGGTGGTTGTCGCCGTAGTAGCTGACGACGCGCCCGTCCTTCGCATGGCTCGTGAAGAAGCCCTCGCCGCTCGGCGCGGGCACCAGCGTGATCGCTCCGTCCTCGCCCACCCGCGCGTCGTGGCTCGCGAAGAACCCGCGGCGATCGATCGCGAACGTGCCGGGGTGCTCGCGCTCGTAGGTCACGTTCGGGCGCGTGCCCGCCGCGACCAGGATCGTGCGCGCCGGCACCTTCACGCGCTCGCCGGTCCCACGCAGCGCGCCGCCCTCCGCGATCTCCTGGCGCTCGAAGCTGATCGCCTCCGCCGCGCCGAAGCGATCGACGTGCACCTCCGCAGGCGCGAGGAGCTCGAGGTAGCGCACGCCCTCCTCGAGCGACTTCGCGACCTCTTCGTGGTTCAGGCGGTACGCCGGCGAGTCCGCGAGGCGACGACGGTACGCGAGCCGCACCCCGCCCCACCCATCGAGCAGCGCCTGGATGCGCGGCGCACGCAGCTCGCGCGCCGCCGCCGCGCGCTCTTCACGAAGCGCGCGCGCGTGCTCGAGGTGCTCGCGCACCACCTCGCGCTCTTCCTCGTCGAGCCGCGCCAGCACTGCGTCGATCGAGCGCCCGCGCGCCATCGCCTCGACGCGCTCCAGCGTCTTCTCGACCTGCACCACGTAGTACGCGAGCAGCTCGGTCGCCGCGTCGATCGCGGTCAGACCGCCGCCGATCACGACCGCGGGCAGGCGCACCTGGAGCTGCGCGAGCGAGTCGCGCTTGAACGCGCCGCCGAGCTGCAAGCCCATCAGGAAGTCGCTCGCCTGGCGCACGCCGCGCGCGAGCCCGTTGGGCACGTCGATCATCGTCGGCTTGCCCGCGCCCGCCGCGATCGCGACGTGATCGAAGCCGAGCGACCACGCGTCCTCGAGCGTGATCGTCCCGCCGAAGCGCACGCCGCCATACGCGCGGAACGTCGCGCGACGCGCGAGGTTCAGGTGCAGCAGCGCGAGGAACGACTTGTCCCAGCGCACCGTGATGCCGTACTCGCTCACGCCGCCGAAGCCGCCGATCACGCGCTCCTCGAGCGGCGCGCGCAGCGCGTCCACGTCGCGCACCGGCACCGGCGGACGCTCGCTCGATCCCACCAGCTCGGGCGGCAGCGGCTCGAGCTTCAGCCCGTCGATCGCGACGACCCCGAACCCCTCGTTCACGAGGTGATGGCAGAGCGTGTAGCCCGCGGGCCCGAGCCCGACGACGAGCACGTTCTTCCCGATGTTCGCGCGGGGGTACGGGCGCGTGACCTGGAGCGGGTTCCAGCGCGTCAGCAGCGACCAGATCTCGAAGCCCCAGGGCAGACGCAGCACGTCCTCGAGGACGCGCGTCTCGATCTCCGGGATGTTCACCGGCTCCGAGGTCTGGAAGACGCACGCCTTCATGCAGTCGTTGCAGATGCGGTGACCGGTGCCGGGGCACATCGGGTTCGCGATCGTCACCGCCGCGAGCGCGCCGATCACCTCTCCGCCGCGGCGCAGCTCGTTCATCTCGCCGATCGGCTCGTGCAGCGGACAGCCCGGCAGCTCGACGCCGATGGGGTTCTTCTTGAGCGCGCCGCTCTTGTCCTTGAGGCCCTTGCTGCACGAGTCCTTCTCGCGCGCGTGGCAGTCGAGGCAGAGATCGACCTCGGTCGCGATCGCACGCGGCGAGCCGCGATGATCGGTGAGCGCGAACGGCTCGACCCGCTCGCGACGATGATCGCGCGGCCCCTCGAGCTCGCCCGGCGCGCGCGCATCCTTGGGCACCCGCAGCTCGACGAGCTTCTCGTGGTGCAGCTCGTGGCGCGCGCGCAGCGAGGGCCAGCGCGACACCGGATCGGCGGCATCGGCGCGACGCGCGTGGATCGACACGACGATCGCATCGATCACCCGCGCCGCGAGCGCTCCATCGTCGAGCGCGCTCACGTCGTCGGCGAGGGCGACCGACGCCCGCAGCCGCGACGCGTCCTCGCGCAGCGCGTCGGTCCAGCTCGCGCCACCGCCGCGCGCGACCTTGCGCGCGGTGTCGTCGATCGCGTGCACCCGCAGCCCCGCGATCGCGATCGCGCGCTCTTCGTCCTGGTCGTCGGCGGCGAACGTCGTGCGCGCTGCCGACGCGATCGCGTGCGCGGTCTCGAGCGCACTGCTCCACGCGGGCGTGGTCTTCGCGTCGATCACCCGCTTCTTGAGCACCGCCTTGCGGAACGCGAACACCGGCTCCTCGAGCGCGATCGATCGCGAGCGCTCGTCGACCTCGCGCTCGACCCCGAAGAGCCGCGCGACGAATCGACCGACGTAGGGCGCGACCGCGACGATCGTCGCCGACACGTCCTTCGCGCCGAGCGCGTCCGGCGCCGCACGCCATGTCTCGAGCCGCGCGTGGGCCTCGCCGTCCTGCTCCGCGAGCCACGCGTCGAAGCGCTCGTGCAGCGCTCGCAACCCGGTCGGATGGTGCAGATCGGGCCAGGAGAAGCCCTCGATGCCGAGGTGCAACGTCTCGGACTCGTTCAGCAAAGCGCGCATTGCTGAGTAAATCTATCGGGAATTGGGGGAAGTCGCAACCGGAGCCACTGGGGAGGTACACACGGGCCGTCCGAATGCGCGTGTCTCCGGCCCGTGATCTCGTCGTGCCCACACCGCGTCGCCTACGCTGCCCAGCGCATGCGCTCGTTCCATCTGCGCGTCCGCGGCGTCGAGCTCGCGTGCGAAGAGCACGGCGAGGGCGCGCGGGCGCTGGTGCTCGTCCACGGCTACACCGGATCACGACGCGACTTCGCGTGGGTCGCCCCTGCGCTCGCCGCGCACGAGCGTCGCGTGATCGTGATCGAGCAGCGCGGGCACGGGCGCTCGACGTGGCTGCGCGACGACGAGGCGTACACGCTCGACGCGCTCACCCACGACCTCGGCGCGGCGCTCGATGCGCTCGAGCTCGATCGCGTCGATCTCGTCGGGCACTCGATGGGCGGCCAGGTCGCGCTACGGCTCGCGCTCGACGCGCCGCATCGGGTGCGCTCGCTGGCGCTGGTCTCGACCTGGGGCGGCTGCATCGACGTGTTCCCGAAGCCGCCGCTGCACAGCCGCGTGATCGACGCGTTCCCGCTGCTCCGTCAGGCGGCCGATGCCTACCACCGCACCCGCGGCCGCCAGGTCCCCGCGGCGCCGCTCGACGTCGATCCCCACGCGTATCGCGCGCTTCCTCGCACCATGCGCGCGGCCGATCTG is a window encoding:
- a CDS encoding FAD-dependent oxidoreductase, producing the protein MRALLNESETLHLGIEGFSWPDLHHPTGLRALHERFDAWLAEQDGEAHARLETWRAAPDALGAKDVSATIVAVAPYVGRFVARLFGVEREVDERSRSIALEEPVFAFRKAVLKKRVIDAKTTPAWSSALETAHAIASAARTTFAADDQDEERAIAIAGLRVHAIDDTARKVARGGGASWTDALREDASRLRASVALADDVSALDDGALAARVIDAIVVSIHARRADAADPVSRWPSLRARHELHHEKLVELRVPKDARAPGELEGPRDHRRERVEPFALTDHRGSPRAIATEVDLCLDCHAREKDSCSKGLKDKSGALKKNPIGVELPGCPLHEPIGEMNELRRGGEVIGALAAVTIANPMCPGTGHRICNDCMKACVFQTSEPVNIPEIETRVLEDVLRLPWGFEIWSLLTRWNPLQVTRPYPRANIGKNVLVVGLGPAGYTLCHHLVNEGFGVVAIDGLKLEPLPPELVGSSERPPVPVRDVDALRAPLEERVIGGFGGVSEYGITVRWDKSFLALLHLNLARRATFRAYGGVRFGGTITLEDAWSLGFDHVAIAAGAGKPTMIDVPNGLARGVRQASDFLMGLQLGGAFKRDSLAQLQVRLPAVVIGGGLTAIDAATELLAYYVVQVEKTLERVEAMARGRSIDAVLARLDEEEREVVREHLEHARALREERAAAARELRAPRIQALLDGWGGVRLAYRRRLADSPAYRLNHEEVAKSLEEGVRYLELLAPAEVHVDRFGAAEAISFERQEIAEGGALRGTGERVKVPARTILVAAGTRPNVTYEREHPGTFAIDRRGFFASHDARVGEDGAITLVPAPSGEGFFTSHAKDGRVVSYYGDNHPKYAGSVVKAMASAKDGHVHVSRLFAREIAALDPAHQSTRDASWSALVATLDDELLARVHETKRLAPGIVEVVVHAPRAARAFRPGQFYRLQGLESLASRAQGTSLVTEGLALTGARTDLERGLVSVIVLEMGASSKLCERMRPGDPIVLMGPTGAPTEIGHGENVLLLGGGLGNAVLFSIGRALREAGSRVLYFAGYRDSAQLFEQDEIEASSDQVIWANDTGASIAPRRPQDGQFRGNIVQAMQAYERGELGERVFSLGEVDRVLAIGSDGMMRAVRDARQGPLVQLGRAKVALGSINSPMQCMMKEICGQCLQRRVDPATGKERFVYTCYEQDQPLDEVDFDFLRQRLRQSSAHEKLADAWLAHVLASESVAQAAE
- a CDS encoding alpha/beta fold hydrolase, coding for MRSFHLRVRGVELACEEHGEGARALVLVHGYTGSRRDFAWVAPALAAHERRVIVIEQRGHGRSTWLRDDEAYTLDALTHDLGAALDALELDRVDLVGHSMGGQVALRLALDAPHRVRSLALVSTWGGCIDVFPKPPLHSRVIDAFPLLRQAADAYHRTRGRQVPAAPLDVDPHAYRALPRTMRAADLRGRLTSLHVPTRVIVGGADARFVPHAAALARVIPDATLTVIDHAGHQVMTERPRAFVDVLEPHLAAS